Proteins encoded by one window of Cylindrospermum stagnale PCC 7417:
- the rsmH gene encoding 16S rRNA (cytosine(1402)-N(4))-methyltransferase RsmH, with protein MKSDSQISLDLEELAFSHIPVLSREVVEALAVRPGGHYLDATVGGGGHSRLILAAAEDVRLTALDQDEDALAAAQKNLAEFGERVNFIHKNFAEYEFPPHTYDGILADLGVSSHHLDHPERGFSFRHTANLDMRMNRQQGLTAADVINEWDEAELAEIFFKYGEERLSRRIARRIVEKRPFTTTTELAEAIAFSVPPKYRYGRIHPATRVFQALRIAVNDELKSLDTLIEKAPNALVPGGRIVIISFHSLEDRPVKHGLRNSPLLRVLTKKPIIALEDEIRENARSRSAKLRIAERK; from the coding sequence ATGAAATCAGATTCACAAATATCCCTAGATTTAGAAGAACTGGCTTTTTCCCATATTCCCGTATTGAGTCGGGAAGTAGTTGAAGCTTTAGCGGTGCGTCCTGGTGGGCATTATTTAGATGCGACGGTTGGCGGTGGTGGTCATAGTCGCCTAATTTTAGCTGCTGCTGAGGATGTGCGGTTAACGGCCCTTGACCAAGATGAGGATGCTTTGGCGGCAGCACAGAAGAATTTAGCTGAGTTTGGGGAACGGGTAAATTTTATTCACAAAAATTTTGCTGAATACGAATTTCCACCGCATACTTATGATGGTATTCTCGCAGATTTGGGGGTGAGTTCTCACCATTTAGATCACCCGGAGAGGGGTTTTAGCTTTCGCCATACTGCAAATTTGGATATGCGAATGAACCGGCAACAAGGGTTAACGGCGGCTGATGTGATAAATGAGTGGGATGAGGCGGAATTAGCGGAAATTTTCTTTAAATATGGTGAAGAACGACTTTCACGGCGAATTGCACGGCGAATTGTCGAAAAACGACCGTTTACAACAACTACAGAGTTAGCTGAAGCGATCGCATTTTCTGTTCCCCCTAAATACCGTTATGGCAGAATTCACCCCGCGACTCGCGTTTTTCAAGCTTTGCGAATTGCTGTCAACGATGAGTTAAAATCCCTCGATACCTTGATCGAGAAAGCACCAAACGCTTTGGTTCCCGGTGGCAGAATTGTGATTATCAGTTTTCACAGTCTGGAAGACCGACCAGTCAAGCATGGTTTAAGAAATTCTCCGTTGTTGCGGGTCTTGACAAAAAAGCCAATTATTGCATTGGAAGATGAGATTCGCGAAAATGCGCGATCGCGTTCTGCTAAATTGAGAATAGCCGAAAGAAAATGA
- a CDS encoding Uma2 family endonuclease, producing MTASVEYIPVTPIEYPEEDGEPMAEGDLQRKCLVYATTVLEIYFQSRSDVYVAGNLFIYYEKGDPESVVAPDVFVVFGVDKHDRGSYKTWEEQDKTPDFVLEITSRSTRSKDQGAKKGIYAFLGVSEYFQYDPTGDYLTPQLQGLHLVDGNYFPIATNISSDNTLSVSSEVLGLELRLEAGKLRFYNPATSEFLLTHQEEVAARQEAETARQEAEEKAQKLAAKLRELNIDPDSL from the coding sequence ATGACAGCCTCAGTTGAATATATCCCAGTTACCCCCATTGAATACCCAGAAGAGGACGGAGAACCAATGGCTGAAGGTGATCTACAGCGTAAATGTCTGGTGTATGCTACGACTGTGCTAGAAATTTATTTTCAAAGTCGTTCAGATGTGTATGTCGCTGGTAATCTCTTTATCTATTATGAAAAAGGAGATCCTGAATCAGTTGTCGCACCAGATGTATTTGTGGTGTTTGGTGTAGACAAACATGATAGAGGTTCTTACAAAACTTGGGAAGAACAAGATAAAACCCCTGATTTTGTTTTAGAGATTACCTCAAGAAGTACCCGCAGCAAAGACCAAGGTGCAAAAAAGGGAATTTACGCTTTTTTGGGAGTGAGTGAATATTTCCAATATGACCCCACAGGTGATTATCTCACGCCCCAACTCCAAGGTTTACACTTGGTTGATGGTAATTATTTCCCCATCGCCACTAATATATCGTCAGATAATACACTTTCGGTATCCAGCGAAGTTTTAGGGCTAGAGTTGCGACTAGAAGCTGGAAAGTTGCGTTTTTACAACCCCGCGACAAGTGAGTTTCTCCTTACTCATCAAGAGGAAGTAGCAGCCAGACAGGAAGCGGAAACAGCCAGACAGGAAGCGGAGGAAAAAGCGCAAAAGTTAGCCGCTAAACTGCGAGAGTTAAATATTGACCCAGATAGCCTGTGA
- a CDS encoding PadR family transcriptional regulator yields MNNNTQVLNKGHTNVEISPREELVLLALFNKELYGLQIPQAMEEASGGQRQMGIGTLYPVLHSLEKKGLVESRWGDEAREERGGARRRYYKLTGSGVTTLEAFQSFRSNLLTWQPS; encoded by the coding sequence ATGAACAATAACACGCAAGTACTAAACAAAGGACACACAAATGTCGAAATTTCGCCCCGCGAAGAACTGGTACTCCTTGCCCTGTTTAACAAAGAACTGTACGGTTTACAGATTCCCCAAGCTATGGAAGAAGCTAGTGGAGGTCAGCGTCAAATGGGTATCGGCACACTTTACCCTGTCCTGCATTCTCTCGAAAAAAAAGGCTTGGTCGAATCCCGTTGGGGAGATGAAGCGCGAGAAGAACGAGGAGGAGCAAGACGACGCTATTATAAACTTACAGGTAGCGGCGTTACCACCCTCGAAGCCTTCCAATCTTTCCGTTCCAACCTGCTCACCTGGCAACCTAGCTGA
- a CDS encoding type II toxin-antitoxin system HicB family antitoxin, which yields MLTTYTAKYTKTNSGYMGQLIEWQEVITEGETLEDCRALLQDAIKEMILAYRQQNKEIPRF from the coding sequence ATGTTAACTACATACACCGCAAAATATACAAAAACTAATAGCGGATATATGGGACAACTCATTGAATGGCAAGAAGTGATTACAGAAGGCGAAACATTAGAAGATTGCAGAGCTTTGTTGCAAGATGCTATAAAAGAGATGATTCTTGCCTATCGTCAGCAAAATAAAGAAATTCCCAGATTTTAA
- a CDS encoding DUF29 domain-containing protein, giving the protein MLTTDINKELYEQDFYLWIQTTVKLLQEGKLDQLDIENLIEEIDSMGRREKKELKTRLIVLIEHLLKLQFWIEEKDYNARGWRNTVVEQRRQIIYTLADSPSLKSILNELFLDCYADARNDTLRKYQLSLELFPEQPPFSLDQVLNSDFIP; this is encoded by the coding sequence ATGCTGACGACTGATATTAATAAAGAATTATATGAGCAAGATTTTTATTTATGGATACAAACTACTGTTAAACTTTTGCAAGAAGGAAAACTAGATCAATTAGATATTGAGAATTTGATTGAAGAAATCGACAGTATGGGGCGGAGGGAAAAGAAAGAGTTAAAAACTCGATTAATAGTCTTAATTGAACATTTATTAAAACTGCAATTTTGGATAGAAGAAAAAGATTATAATGCTAGAGGTTGGCGCAATACTGTTGTTGAGCAAAGACGACAAATAATTTATACTCTTGCAGATAGTCCCAGCTTGAAATCTATTTTAAATGAGCTATTTCTAGACTGTTATGCAGATGCTAGAAATGATACTCTCAGAAAATATCAACTTTCCTTAGAATTATTCCCCGAACAGCCACCCTTTTCTCTAGATCAAGTCCTCAATTCAGATTTTATCCCCTAA
- a CDS encoding ABC transporter ATP-binding protein, with amino-acid sequence MRETVLEVRNLQVEFSGDGSTVKAVDGITFQLYRGETLGIVGESGSGKSVTALAVMGLLQSPGRVSGGEIWFRPQVNAQPINLAALPPEEIQLYRGGDIAMIFQEPMSSLNPVYDIGFQLTEAIIRHQKVTDAEARQIAIANLQEVKLLPSDEQIQQQYFDTWSQTNPNSSPPDGVKLATFVKEHKQAMLERYPHQLSGGQLQRVMIAMAISCNPSLLIADEPTTALDVTVQATILELMSELQQSREMGMIFITHDLGLISEIADQVAVMYKGKVVELGAVEQIFTNPQHPYTKGLVACRPSLNRRPQKLLTVSDYMNVEETPDGQVVILAKKPAPPLEVTSEEFSQRLANLSEKPPLLQIRNLKVGFPIRGVFGGTKRYNMAVNDVSFDVQPGETLGLVGESGCGKTTLGRTLLRLIEPMGGEIIFNGQNITTLKGKSLQILRREMQIVFQNPFSSLDPRMNIGEAVMEPLLIHAVGKTLRQRQDRVVELLERVGLNANDRKRYPHQFSGGQRQRICIARSLALNPKFIICDESVSALDVSVQAQVLNLLKELQHDFQLTYIFISHDLSVVKFMSDRILVMNQGKIVEEGTAESIYREPKEAYTRKLIASIPTGSPERKKQRKL; translated from the coding sequence ATGAGAGAAACTGTCCTAGAAGTTCGCAATCTACAAGTTGAATTTTCCGGTGATGGCAGCACAGTCAAAGCTGTCGATGGTATTACCTTTCAGTTGTATCGAGGTGAAACTCTAGGAATAGTGGGAGAGTCGGGGAGTGGTAAATCAGTAACAGCCTTAGCCGTGATGGGTTTGTTGCAGAGTCCGGGAAGAGTTAGCGGTGGAGAAATCTGGTTTCGTCCCCAGGTGAATGCCCAACCAATTAATTTAGCAGCTTTGCCTCCTGAAGAAATTCAGTTATACCGAGGCGGCGATATCGCCATGATTTTTCAAGAACCGATGAGTTCCCTGAATCCGGTTTATGATATCGGCTTTCAGCTCACAGAAGCAATTATCCGGCATCAAAAGGTGACAGATGCTGAAGCCAGACAAATTGCGATCGCTAATTTGCAAGAAGTTAAACTCCTACCTAGCGACGAACAAATCCAGCAGCAGTATTTTGACACCTGGAGTCAAACTAACCCAAATTCATCGCCACCGGATGGGGTAAAGCTGGCAACTTTTGTGAAAGAACACAAACAAGCGATGCTGGAACGCTACCCACATCAACTTTCTGGCGGACAGTTACAGCGGGTGATGATTGCCATGGCAATTTCTTGCAACCCATCGCTATTAATTGCCGATGAACCAACCACCGCCTTAGATGTGACGGTGCAAGCGACAATTCTAGAATTGATGAGCGAATTACAGCAAAGCCGGGAAATGGGGATGATTTTTATCACCCACGACTTAGGGCTAATTTCCGAAATCGCTGACCAAGTAGCGGTGATGTACAAAGGCAAAGTTGTCGAACTGGGTGCAGTCGAGCAAATTTTTACTAACCCCCAACATCCATATACTAAAGGTTTGGTAGCTTGTCGCCCTAGTCTTAACCGTCGTCCCCAAAAACTGCTCACCGTTTCTGACTACATGAATGTCGAAGAGACGCCAGATGGACAAGTGGTAATTTTGGCGAAAAAACCCGCACCACCCCTGGAAGTTACCAGTGAAGAATTTAGCCAAAGATTAGCCAACCTCAGCGAAAAACCACCCCTGTTGCAAATCCGTAATCTCAAAGTAGGCTTCCCTATCCGGGGGGTCTTCGGTGGTACAAAACGCTACAATATGGCTGTTAATGACGTTTCTTTTGATGTCCAACCAGGGGAAACACTGGGATTAGTCGGAGAATCGGGTTGTGGCAAAACCACCCTCGGCAGAACTTTGCTGCGATTAATCGAACCGATGGGCGGTGAGATTATCTTCAATGGGCAAAATATTACTACTTTAAAAGGAAAATCGTTGCAGATACTGCGGCGGGAAATGCAAATAGTCTTTCAAAACCCCTTTAGTTCTCTAGATCCGAGAATGAATATTGGAGAGGCGGTAATGGAACCGTTGTTAATTCACGCTGTTGGGAAGACGCTACGACAACGGCAAGACCGGGTTGTGGAACTTTTAGAACGGGTGGGATTGAATGCAAACGATCGGAAACGCTATCCCCATCAGTTTTCTGGTGGACAACGCCAGCGGATTTGTATTGCTCGTTCTTTGGCTTTAAATCCGAAGTTTATTATCTGTGATGAGTCGGTTTCGGCGTTGGATGTGTCGGTGCAAGCCCAGGTATTGAATTTATTAAAAGAATTGCAACACGATTTTCAGCTTACCTATATTTTCATCTCCCACGATTTAAGTGTGGTGAAATTTATGAGCGATCGCATTTTGGTAATGAATCAGGGCAAAATCGTGGAAGAAGGTACAGCAGAAAGCATCTACCGTGAACCCAAAGAAGCATACACCCGAAAATTAATTGCTTCCATTCCCACAGGTAGCCCCGAACGCAAAAAGCAGCGAAAACTTTGA
- a CDS encoding single-stranded DNA-binding protein, protein MNSCVLMAQIIQEPQLRYTADNLEVTEMLVQFPNSQRAEDPPATLKVVGWANMAKEIQQNYHEGDRVILVGRLGMNTIERPEGFKEKRAELTVQQIQPVGSERPFVATSSPSATRTPAVTDTPVMQPASRPPEVYESSRPAPAPAVSSASVVPPVTKAEPAYQPATFDRSFSTAVPQAEPDPDDIPF, encoded by the coding sequence ATGAACAGCTGCGTTTTGATGGCGCAAATTATTCAAGAGCCGCAACTACGGTATACAGCCGATAACCTAGAAGTTACGGAAATGCTGGTACAGTTTCCCAACTCCCAGCGAGCAGAAGATCCACCAGCCACCTTAAAAGTTGTTGGTTGGGCGAATATGGCAAAAGAGATTCAACAAAACTATCATGAAGGCGATCGCGTAATCTTGGTAGGGCGCTTAGGAATGAATACGATTGAGCGTCCCGAAGGTTTCAAAGAAAAACGTGCTGAATTGACAGTGCAACAAATTCAACCTGTAGGCAGCGAACGCCCATTCGTTGCGACTTCATCGCCATCAGCTACCAGAACCCCAGCAGTTACAGACACCCCTGTCATGCAACCAGCATCCCGTCCCCCAGAGGTATATGAATCATCACGTCCCGCACCTGCCCCAGCGGTTAGTAGTGCAAGTGTGGTTCCCCCGGTGACAAAAGCTGAACCCGCATATCAACCCGCAACTTTTGACCGTAGTTTCTCAACCGCAGTCCCGCAAGCCGAACCAGATCCGGATGATATTCCGTTTTAA
- a CDS encoding FAD-dependent oxidoreductase, with amino-acid sequence MNTYIPENASSDPTVNPTHDILDIQTTDCCIVGSGPGGAVLALMLARQGISVTLLEAHKDFDRDFRGDTIHPSVMQIMEELGLSDRLLQLPHSKMRRLSLQTPQDTVTLADFSHLKTRYPYIMMLPQVKFLEFITQEARQYPHFHLVMGANVQELIEDQGVIQGVRYRGGGGWHEVRAILTVGADGRHSKLRQLGGFESIETSPPMDILWFRLPRQPEEPEGGMGRFAPGHIVAMLDRGDEWQLAYVIPKGGYQQIRNAGLEALRKSIVEVVPELSNRIEHLHDWSQIAFLSVESSRVKRWYRPGLLLIGDAAHVMSPVGGVGINYAIQDAVEAGNVLSKPLKTRFVELSDLAQVQRRRELPTRIIQAFQTLIQKRIFAPVLRDNQSFQPPLLLRLPILRDLPGRLIALGVFPVHVQT; translated from the coding sequence ATGAATACCTATATACCTGAAAATGCTTCTTCAGATCCAACCGTTAACCCTACCCATGATATTTTAGACATCCAAACCACTGATTGTTGCATTGTGGGTAGTGGCCCAGGGGGGGCTGTTTTAGCTCTGATGTTAGCGCGTCAGGGCATTTCTGTGACGCTGCTAGAAGCACACAAAGACTTTGATCGAGATTTTCGCGGTGACACGATTCACCCATCGGTGATGCAAATCATGGAAGAATTGGGTTTAAGCGATCGCTTATTGCAACTGCCCCATAGCAAAATGCGTCGCCTTAGCCTACAAACTCCTCAAGATACCGTCACCTTAGCAGATTTTAGTCACCTGAAAACCCGCTACCCCTATATTATGATGCTTCCCCAAGTCAAATTTTTGGAGTTCATCACCCAAGAAGCACGACAATATCCGCATTTTCATCTGGTGATGGGTGCAAATGTACAAGAACTAATCGAAGATCAGGGGGTAATTCAAGGTGTCCGTTATCGAGGAGGCGGTGGGTGGCATGAAGTCCGCGCCATACTCACAGTGGGTGCAGACGGACGCCACTCAAAACTGAGGCAGTTGGGTGGTTTTGAATCAATTGAAACCTCTCCACCGATGGATATTCTCTGGTTTCGCTTACCTCGTCAGCCAGAAGAACCTGAGGGCGGTATGGGGCGGTTTGCTCCCGGTCACATTGTGGCGATGCTAGACCGTGGTGATGAATGGCAACTAGCTTACGTGATTCCTAAAGGCGGTTATCAGCAGATTCGCAATGCTGGTTTGGAGGCGTTAAGAAAGTCTATTGTGGAGGTAGTGCCAGAATTAAGTAATCGCATCGAACATTTACACGATTGGTCACAAATCGCCTTTCTCTCTGTAGAGTCTAGCCGCGTCAAGCGCTGGTATCGTCCAGGACTGCTACTCATTGGCGATGCGGCTCATGTTATGTCTCCTGTTGGTGGGGTTGGCATCAACTACGCGATTCAAGACGCTGTAGAGGCTGGGAATGTACTGAGCAAACCGCTGAAAACCCGATTTGTGGAACTCAGTGACCTGGCACAAGTGCAACGCCGTCGAGAATTGCCTACAAGGATTATTCAGGCATTTCAAACCTTGATTCAAAAGCGGATATTTGCCCCGGTTCTCAGGGACAATCAAAGCTTTCAACCACCTTTACTGCTGCGATTGCCGATTTTGCGCGACCTTCCAGGGCGGTTGATTGCCTTGGGTGTGTTTCCGGTGCATGTGCAAACTTAA
- a CDS encoding ABC transporter ATP-binding protein, whose amino-acid sequence MAQVILENVYKSFPPRKGEIITSPTQNPLKHGITHDAARSHPDILNVLRRINLTIADGEFMVLVGPSGCGKSTLLRLIAGLEEMTGGNIWVGDRLINDLPPKERDIAMVFQNYALYPHMTVYDNIAFGLRRRFVEAGDTPASFDFRKWGKDLLVGMSRNLPKKLRYISDKERAVDQRVHNVAQLLQMEALLNRLPKQLSGGQRQRVALGRAIARNPQVFLMDEPLSNLDAKLRAETRAQIVKLQRQLGTTTIYVTHDQTEAMTMGDRIAIMSEGKIQQVAAPLELYNRPVNRFVAEFIGSPPMNFIPVEFHAPLLITHSHFRFTLPEIWVNTLQKYDGQTLILGIRPEHFSLSVPATKNLSVQVDLVENLGNDTFLAVRLTASESQVANSDNYLQVRIPPDRLIRLGEQLWLSLSPDKIHFFDPETELAIYPKNALPTLPFEK is encoded by the coding sequence GTGGCGCAAGTTATTTTAGAGAACGTTTATAAAAGTTTTCCCCCGCGTAAAGGGGAAATTATTACTTCACCAACCCAAAATCCGCTCAAGCATGGGATTACACATGATGCCGCGCGATCGCATCCAGATATTCTCAATGTCTTACGGCGGATTAATTTAACGATCGCCGATGGTGAGTTTATGGTGTTGGTGGGGCCTTCTGGCTGTGGTAAAAGCACCTTGCTGCGGTTAATCGCTGGGTTGGAGGAGATGACAGGCGGGAATATTTGGGTTGGCGATCGCTTAATTAATGATTTACCCCCCAAAGAACGCGATATCGCCATGGTGTTTCAAAATTACGCACTCTATCCTCACATGACGGTGTATGACAACATCGCCTTTGGCTTGCGTCGTCGTTTTGTCGAAGCAGGAGATACCCCTGCATCCTTTGATTTTCGCAAGTGGGGGAAAGATTTGCTAGTGGGGATGAGCAGAAATCTGCCGAAAAAACTCCGTTACATTTCTGATAAAGAACGGGCGGTGGATCAGCGGGTGCATAATGTTGCTCAACTGTTGCAAATGGAAGCTTTGCTAAATCGCTTACCCAAACAGTTGTCAGGGGGACAAAGGCAACGGGTAGCATTAGGAAGAGCGATCGCCCGGAATCCCCAAGTCTTTTTAATGGATGAGCCACTTTCTAATTTAGACGCCAAACTCCGGGCAGAAACCCGCGCCCAAATTGTCAAATTGCAGCGCCAGTTAGGAACGACAACGATTTACGTCACCCACGATCAAACAGAAGCGATGACAATGGGCGATCGCATCGCCATTATGTCTGAGGGAAAAATCCAGCAAGTCGCTGCCCCCTTGGAACTGTACAACCGCCCTGTTAACCGCTTTGTAGCAGAATTCATCGGCTCACCACCCATGAATTTTATTCCTGTAGAGTTTCATGCCCCTCTATTAATTACCCATTCTCACTTTCGTTTTACCCTCCCAGAAATCTGGGTAAATACCCTCCAAAAATACGACGGACAAACCTTAATTTTAGGCATTCGTCCAGAACATTTCAGCTTAAGTGTACCCGCCACCAAAAATTTATCAGTGCAAGTAGACTTAGTAGAAAATTTGGGTAACGATACTTTTCTAGCTGTCAGACTTACCGCATCAGAATCTCAAGTTGCCAATTCAGACAATTACCTGCAAGTAAGAATTCCCCCAGACCGATTAATCCGTCTTGGTGAACAACTGTGGTTATCGCTATCTCCTGATAAAATCCACTTTTTTGACCCAGAAACCGAGTTAGCAATATATCCGAAAAACGCATTACCTACTTTGCCTTTTGAAAAGTAA
- a CDS encoding glycosyltransferase, whose protein sequence is MDIIICTYNNANLLDRVLTALSLSKVSPGYQWTVLVVDNNCTDDTGAVVERHINLQLIPGLRRIVEPKQGLTHARLCGIKNTTSEWLGFVDDDCLLSADWIDKARQFAETHPNCGAFGGKVVLDWEITPSPILVKHSGKFAANERGETSQQLNRRNYQIPGAGLVISRTAIEKSGWLDKQLLNGREGKKLSAGEDSEIVLRILNAGYELWYTPDCVLHHFIPTKRISETYLFNLVYGFGAAAPYIAVMRWHRSYYLWLLVSILRIFKGFLQIIACYVKALINPKNQAETLIMWNWTKGQIHSLFTILRMRKEEHIIWLSLFQ, encoded by the coding sequence ATGGATATAATAATTTGTACTTACAACAATGCTAATTTGCTAGATCGTGTTCTGACAGCCCTTTCATTATCAAAAGTATCTCCTGGCTATCAATGGACAGTTTTAGTTGTAGATAATAACTGTACAGATGATACTGGTGCTGTTGTTGAAAGACATATTAATTTACAACTAATACCTGGCTTGCGTAGGATAGTAGAGCCAAAACAAGGATTAACTCACGCCCGGTTGTGTGGAATTAAAAATACAACTAGTGAATGGCTCGGTTTTGTTGATGATGATTGCCTTTTATCAGCAGACTGGATAGACAAAGCAAGACAATTTGCGGAAACTCATCCAAATTGTGGTGCTTTTGGTGGCAAGGTAGTTCTCGATTGGGAAATAACTCCTTCGCCCATCCTTGTCAAACATTCAGGTAAATTTGCTGCCAATGAGCGCGGCGAAACTTCACAACAATTAAATCGGCGTAATTACCAGATTCCAGGTGCAGGTTTAGTTATTAGCAGAACTGCCATTGAGAAAAGTGGCTGGTTAGATAAACAATTACTCAACGGTAGAGAAGGAAAAAAACTAAGTGCGGGAGAAGATTCTGAGATAGTTTTGCGAATTCTGAACGCAGGTTATGAACTTTGGTATACACCTGATTGTGTGCTGCACCATTTCATCCCCACAAAGCGGATATCAGAAACTTATCTTTTTAACTTAGTGTATGGTTTTGGTGCCGCAGCGCCTTACATTGCTGTGATGCGTTGGCACCGTTCTTATTATCTTTGGTTGCTTGTATCTATTTTACGAATTTTCAAAGGATTTTTGCAAATAATTGCTTGCTATGTTAAAGCTTTAATCAATCCGAAGAATCAAGCAGAAACATTGATTATGTGGAATTGGACTAAAGGTCAAATTCATAGTTTATTTACTATTCTCAGGATGAGAAAAGAAGAACATATCATCTGGTTAAGCTTATTTCAATAA
- a CDS encoding glycosyltransferase family 2 protein has protein sequence MMAKSNMLVEPTAKTFPSVTVAIPTYNEVHYIENLVLGFLRTSYPNLIEIFVADGGSNDGTQEIVKNLSDKDSRVKLIHNPDKIQSAGLNLIISESIGDVFIRIDAHSDYAPDYIERCVEALLESKASNVGGAQRFVAKTSFQAGVALASKSFLGNGGAKYRNPNYTGYAETVYLGCFWKKSLLETQGYDVEASSNEDAKLNLRFKKVFDTTQITNQDAELNQRLIAQNQQAIYIDSKIRAWYYPRKTWKSLFIQYLKYGRGRYLTSTKHKIKSQLRGLLPFVFISTVILLLIVDLLFPKLGLPIEILIVIGLFLPFLESLRVTLAWSKSFNSEIWRGREDKIPSFFSRWLFCGITLLSMPIAHFSGYAYQLFRQKIMRVRNW, from the coding sequence ATGATGGCTAAATCTAATATGTTAGTTGAACCCACAGCTAAGACTTTTCCTTCTGTAACTGTAGCTATACCTACTTATAACGAGGTACATTATATAGAAAACCTGGTTTTAGGGTTTTTACGAACAAGTTATCCCAACTTAATCGAGATATTTGTAGCTGATGGTGGCAGTAATGATGGCACTCAAGAAATAGTCAAAAATCTATCAGATAAAGACTCACGAGTTAAGTTAATACACAATCCTGACAAAATTCAATCGGCTGGTCTTAATTTAATTATTTCTGAATCGATAGGTGATGTTTTTATTAGAATCGATGCCCATTCGGATTATGCACCTGACTATATTGAAAGATGTGTAGAGGCTTTGCTGGAATCAAAAGCTAGCAATGTCGGTGGAGCGCAGCGTTTTGTTGCCAAAACTTCTTTCCAAGCTGGTGTTGCCCTTGCATCCAAAAGTTTTCTTGGTAATGGTGGAGCTAAATATAGAAATCCCAACTATACAGGTTATGCCGAGACAGTTTATTTAGGATGTTTCTGGAAAAAAAGTTTACTAGAGACCCAAGGCTATGATGTCGAGGCAAGTTCTAATGAAGATGCTAAATTAAACTTGAGATTTAAAAAAGTATTTGACACAACACAAATTACTAATCAAGATGCGGAATTAAATCAAAGATTAATTGCTCAAAATCAACAAGCCATATATATTGACTCCAAAATTCGTGCTTGGTACTACCCCCGAAAAACTTGGAAGTCTTTGTTTATTCAATATTTAAAATATGGCAGAGGTCGGTATTTAACAAGTACAAAACACAAAATTAAATCGCAGTTGAGAGGGTTGCTACCTTTTGTATTTATATCTACTGTCATTTTATTGCTGATTGTTGATTTACTATTTCCTAAACTGGGGTTGCCTATAGAAATATTGATTGTAATAGGTTTATTTTTGCCTTTTTTAGAGAGTCTACGAGTTACTTTGGCATGGTCAAAAAGCTTTAATTCCGAGATTTGGCGAGGTAGAGAAGATAAAATACCCTCATTTTTTAGTCGTTGGTTATTTTGTGGGATTACTTTATTAAGTATGCCAATTGCTCACTTTTCTGGATATGCCTATCAATTATTTCGCCAGAAAATTATGAGAGTAAGAAATTGGTAA
- a CDS encoding glycosyltransferase — protein sequence MNNLIQVDVVTLTKNSSACILKTLDSVSMQDYKYINHLIIDGHSTDETISLINQYNHQKKVTILQQNGVGIANAFNAGLMKSSGNLVIFLNSGDTLVNEVVITKIVDSYIKEKWLWAFGETISLSRKQYLKRHIKQYSHWDQKLFLSRNPICHQSTIFSQQLFQKVGFYDERLTLEMDYDFNIRASLIAQPHLLYFPISYYDTTGVSSIKVFKHYRIHRELRKKYFPLSPFNNLITDGLCFLKACMRFIMIPVKIFL from the coding sequence ATGAATAACCTAATTCAAGTTGATGTAGTTACTCTGACAAAAAATTCTTCTGCTTGTATACTGAAAACTCTAGATAGTGTTAGTATGCAAGATTATAAATATATTAATCACCTGATTATTGATGGTCATTCAACAGACGAAACAATTTCTCTGATCAATCAATATAACCATCAAAAAAAAGTAACTATATTACAGCAAAATGGTGTGGGGATTGCTAATGCTTTTAATGCAGGATTAATGAAATCATCAGGTAATTTAGTGATTTTCTTAAATTCTGGTGATACTTTAGTTAATGAAGTGGTAATTACTAAAATTGTAGATTCTTATATTAAAGAAAAGTGGCTTTGGGCATTTGGGGAAACTATCTCTCTGAGCCGAAAGCAATACTTAAAAAGACATATCAAGCAGTATAGTCATTGGGATCAAAAGTTATTTTTGTCTCGCAATCCAATCTGTCACCAGTCTACTATTTTCTCTCAACAACTTTTTCAGAAAGTTGGCTTCTATGATGAGCGGCTAACTTTAGAAATGGATTATGATTTTAATATTAGAGCTTCTTTAATTGCTCAACCACACCTGCTATATTTTCCAATTTCTTACTATGATACTACAGGCGTATCTTCTATAAAGGTCTTTAAACATTATAGAATACACAGAGAGTTACGGAAGAAATACTTTCCGCTATCTCCTTTTAATAACTTGATAACTGATGGTTTGTGCTTCTTAAAAGCATGTATGCGGTTTATAATGATCCCTGTGAAAATATTCTTGTAA